One Hippocampus zosterae strain Florida chromosome 21, ASM2543408v3, whole genome shotgun sequence genomic region harbors:
- the eps8a gene encoding LOW QUALITY PROTEIN: epidermal growth factor receptor kinase substrate 8a (The sequence of the model RefSeq protein was modified relative to this genomic sequence to represent the inferred CDS: inserted 2 bases in 1 codon) — MVNRMNGDETAAFASAIFGSSSSNGRDAPEARRAQSEGEAPVGGDGVRFPHSWSRRPKKRQRKVRRASGMDDDADDESLYQVEHLSTLALERKAGLLTAEDGLRRLRLLDAKGQIWTQEVLLRVRRRDVGLLDADAECELEVFPLSAVQQCQAVTNACGFDSILALVCKDSGQRKADLHLFQCDHVKAHLIRADIQSALTDAKGGGPKKRPDVLKMIRNSRGEIPPPPAAPAPEPPTGPGDGESRADARSDRGGGPRTSSEEDETAAGLDRDVQILNRLLDDIEAFIGQLQKAAEACGQLARRKQNKKAAKKRTPGEGVLTLRSRAPERGHFLDCLQKFKFAFNQLGKLNGRIRNPSADELLHFLFIPLRTVVRASGGAEVARGVTVPPLTRDAVRLLRAAGTAEERRLWAALGEGWTECRSPSPFRSERPEDGRLPPCPPVFADGREPPACRDASVGERRAPRGAGSPSTEEASPRRGPVLEEDAESERIGGQRAKLNKRFAKSKYDFVARNNTELSVLKDELVEVLDDRKQWWKVRNGDGSLGYVPNNILDAAAPAVDVTGRGEAVYSHTIQLMMPRKEFEMFKQLLGELNEKQTGAGAESLSGKGVLSPAPPAPPPPPPPPAIAAAETGAASCSDSDGGAGTFATRRRSTVEEVRDELLQRLTLGRGARKTLGVALRRGAAANIPGVSITYESSPDDVRRWLEAKGFSPVTVGSLGVLTGAQLFSLNKDELKTVCPDDGARVFSQVTVQKAALESGSELREVMRRRREILAAGAGESGMESXDEGAAHRRSHDTLPGFHVCWFGGPFPTAGRSR, encoded by the exons ATGGTGAACCGGATGAACGGCGACGAGACGGCAGCCTTCGCCTCGGCCATCTTCGGCTCGTCCTCCTCCAA CGGCCGCGACGCTCCTGAAGCCCGCCGAGCTCAAAGCGAGGGCGAGGCGCCCGTCG GAGGCGACGGAGTCCGTTTCCCGCATTCGTGGTCGAGACGTCCCAAGAAAA GGCAGCGGAAAGTGCGGCGCGCGAGCGGCATGGACGACGATGCCGACGATGAGTCTCTCTACCAAGTGGAG CACCTGAGCACGCTGGCGCTGGAGCGCAAAGCCGGCCTGCTGACGGCGGAGGACGGCCTGCGCCGGCTGCGGCTGCTGGACGCCAAAGGCCAGATCTGGACGCAGGAGGTGCTGCTGCGGGTCCGCCGCCGCGACGTCGGCCTCCTCGACGCCGACGCCGAG TGCGAGCTGGAGGTGTTCCCGCTGAGTGCGGTGCAGCAGTGCCAGGCGGTGACGAACGCCTGCGGCTTTGACTCCATCCTGGCGCTGGTGTGCAAGGACTCGGGCCAGAGGAAGGCCGACCTTCACCTGTTCCAGTGCGACCACGTCAAg GCCCACCTGATCCGCGCCGACATCCAGAGCGCCCTGACGGACGCCAAAGGAGGCGGACCCAAGAAACGGCCCGACGTCCTCAA GATGATCCGGAACAGCCGGGGTGAAATCCCCCCTCCTCCTGCCGCCCCGGCCCCGGAACCGCCGACGGGTCCGGGGGACGGCGAGAGCCGCGCCGACGCCCGCTCGGACCGCGGCG GTGGGCCGCGGACGTCGTCGGAGGAGGACGAGACGGCGGCCGGCCTGGATCGCGACGTG CAAATCCTCAACCGGCTCCTGGATGACATCGAGGCCTTCATCGGCCAACTGCAGAAGGCGGCCGAGGCGTGCGGCCAGCTGGCTCGGCGCAAGCAAAACAAGAAGGCGGCAAAGAAGAGAACTCCCGGAG AGGGCGTCCTGACGCTGCGCTCCCGAGCGCCCGAGCGTGGCCACTTCCTGGACTGTCTGCAGAAGTTCAAGTTTGCCTTCAACCAGCTG GGGAAACTCAACGGCCGCATCCGCAACCCCAGCGCGGACGAGCTGCTCCACTTCCTGTTCATCCCCCTGAGAACG GTGGTCCGGGCTTCGGGCGGCGCCGAGGTGGCCCGCGGCGTGACGGTCCCGCCGCTCACCCGCGACGCCGTCCGGCTCCTGCGCGCCGCCGGCACCGCGGAGGAGCGCCGGCTGTGGGCCGCGCTGGGGGAGGGATGGACCGAGTGCAGGTCGCCGTCGCCGTTTAGGTCGGAGCGGCCCGAGGATGGCCGCTTGCCGCCGTGCCCGCCGGTGTTCGCCGACGGCCGGGAGCCGCCGGCCTGCCGGGACGCGTCCGTCGGGGAGCGCCGGGCGCCGCGGGGGGCGGGCTCGCCCAGCACGGAGGAG GCGTCCCCGCGACGCGGGCCCGTTTTGGAGGAGGACGCCGAGTCCGAGCGCATCGGCGGACAGCGAGC GAAGCTCAACAAACGCTTTGCCAAATCCAAGTACGACTTTGTGGCGAGGAACAACACCGAGTTGTCGgtgctcaaggacgagctggtggag GTCCTGGACGACCGCAAGCAGTGGTGGAAGGTTCGAAACGGCGACGGCTCGCTGGGCTACGTGCCAAACAACATCCTGGACGCGGCGGCGCCGGCCGTGGACGTGACCGGTCGCGGGGAGGCCGTCTACAGTCACACCATCCAG CTGATGATGCCGCGGAAGGAGTTTGAGATGTTCAAG CAATTGCTGGGAGAGCTCAACGAG AAGCAGACCGGCGCCGGGGCGGAAAGCCTTTCCGGCAAAGGCGTCCTCTCGCCcgcgccccccgccccgccaccccctccgcctccgcccgccatcgccgccgccgAGACGGGCGCTGCGAGCTGCAGCGATAGCGATGGCGGCGCCGGGACCTTCGCCACCC GCAGGAGGTCCACCGTGGAGGAGGTCCGGGACGAGCTCCTGCAGCGGCTGACGTTGGGTCGCGGCGCCCGCAAGACCCTGGGCGTGGCCTTGCGCCGCGGCGCCGCCGCAAACATTCCCGGCGTCAGCATCACGTACGAGTCGTCGCCCGACGACGTGCGGCGCTGGCTGGAGGCCAAGGGCTTCAGTCCCGT CACCGTCGGAAGTCTGGGGGTGCTGACGGGGGCGCAGCTCTTCTCGCTCAACAAGGACGAGCTGAAGACGGTCTGCCCCGACGACGGCGCTCGCGTCTTCAGCCAGGTCACCGTGCAGAAGGCCGCGCTGGAG TCCGGCTCCGAGCTGCGGGAGGTCATGAGGAGGCGTCGGGAGATCCTGGCAGCCGGCGCCGGCGAATCGGGGATGGAGTC TGACGAAGGCGCCGCCCACCGAAGGTCACATGACACCCTCCCTGGCTTCCACGTTTGCTGGTTCGGCGGCCCGTTTCCGACTGCCGGGCGCTCACGTTGA